Genomic segment of Meiothermus sp. Pnk-1:
CTTTCCGTGGACTGGGGGGATATCGGCACCCTGGCCATCGACCCGCAGACCTCCAAGGTCAAGGACAAGGTGGGCGCGGTGATCCTGCCGGGAAGCCGGCGGGTGTTGGACCGGTCTACCGGCAAGCTGGTAACCTGCACCGCTAGCCTCTGCCCCTACGCTACAGGGGGCATCAACCACGCCCCCTACGCGGCCTTCGGGGGCTGGTCGGGGGGCATCAACGCCAAGGCCAAGCCCCAGGCCAAGGATGCGGCCTACGCCCTGTTCTCCTACATGAGCAGCCCGGCGGTCTCGGGCAAGGACGTCACCATCGGGATCACCGGTTTCAACCCCTACCGCGTCTCCCACTTCAAGAACCTCAAGCTCTGGACCGAGGCCGGCTTCAGCGAGGCCGCGGCCAAGAACTACCTGGGGGCCATCGAGGCCAGCCTCACCAGCCCCAACATGATCCTGGACCTGCGCATCCCCAAAACCCAACAGTACCAGCAGGTGGTGCTGGACAAGGCCCTGGCGGAGTTCCTGGCTGGGCAGATCAACGCTCAGCAGGCCATGGACCAGATCAATAGCGGCTGGGAGGAGATCACCAACGCCGAGGGCCGGGAGCGGCAAAGGCAGGCCTATCGCGCCAGCCTGAGCATCGAACGCTAGACCTGGGCCATGCGGAGGGGGGAGATGGAGCGACCCGAGCACACCCCGATCGAGGCCCCCGCGGCGCGCGCCGCGGGGGCGAACCCCGGACCTCTGCTGCGGATGAGCGCGTGGCTTGAGCGCCAGGCCGGTGCGATCTTTTTGCTGCCCGCGGTGGGGCTGATGCTGGGCTTTGCCCTCTTCCCTCTCCTGGGCTCGCTGTACTCCTCCTTGATAAGAATTCGCTTCAGCGGCGGGCAGACCGAGCTCGACTTCGTGGGCCTGGCCAACTACCGCAAGCTGCTCTTGGGCAGCGAGCAGGCGCATTTTTTGGGCAGGGGGGGTGAAGCCTTATGGGTTTGGGCAGCGCTCTTTTTCCTGGCCCTGCTGTTGGCCTGGAGTCTCTACCGGCGCCGCCGGCAGGGGCGCGGGGGACTCGCCTGGCCCCTTTTGGGCGGGGTTTTGGTGTTGGCCTTCGCCTGGCTGGTGCTCTCCCGGCTGGTCCCCGGCAGCCTGCTGGGGACCTTGCAGACCACGCTCTTCTACGTCTTTGCGGGCACGGCCTTGCAGTACGGGCTGGGGCTGGGACTGGCCTTGCTGTGCGCCGAGCGCCTGCCGGGAACCCGCTTTTTCCGGGTGGTGTTCATGCTGCCTCTGGCCATCACCCCGGTGGGGATCGCCTACATGTTCCGCATGCTCACCGACACCAGCAAGGGGCCCTTGCAGCCCCTCTGGGCGGCGCTGGGCCTTTCGGGCTTCTCCTGGGTCAACGACCCCTGGGGGGCCCGCTTTGCGGTGCTCATCGGCGATACCTGGCAGTGGACCCCCTTCGCCTTCATCGTCTTGCTGGCCGCGCTGCAGAGCATCCCCCAGGAGCAGGTTGAAGCCGCCGCGGTGGACGGGGCTACCCGGTGGCAGACCTTCCGCTACGTGATCTTCCCTTACCTGCTGCCGGCCAGCGCCACTTTGGTCCTCATCCGCATGATCGAGGGCTTCAAGATCGTGGACCTGCCCAACATCCTTACCAATGGCGGCCCGGGCACGGCTACGGAGTCCCTCACCCTGCACGCCTACTTCGCCTGGCGGACGCTGGACGTGGGCACGGCGGCGGCGTTGGGCTTCGTCTTGCTCGTATTGGTCTCGCTGTTCAGCACGATCTACGCCCGAACGGTCTTGCCACGGGCGAGGGGGGAGGGTTGAGATGAGAAATCCCTTGAAGCCTTCACCGCTTCAGGTCGCGTTCACCTATGCCGTGCTGGTGATCGCCGCCGCCCTGGTGCTCTTCCCGCTGTACTGGGTGGTGGTGACCTCCTTGAAGCTGCCCATCGACGTGTTCAACGGGCCCTTTTACCTGCCCTTCGTGGACTTCCGGCCTAGCCTCCACGCCTGGCAGTACGTCTTTGGCGTGCTGGGCCCGGATGTGAAGCGGGCCTACCTCAACACGGCCAGCGTAGCCCTCGCGAGCGCGACCCTCACCCTCTTCCTGGGGGCTTTCGCGGCCTATGGCCTGACCCGCTTCACCTACCGCCCCCGGGTGGGGGCCGTCGTGGCCTTTATCGGCTGCCTGGCGGTGGGGGTGGTGCTCGCGGTCTTTGGCATGCCCGCAGGGGTGGCGGTGCTCGTGGCGCTGGCGCTGTTCTTCCTGGTTTTGCAGACGCTGGGACGGCGCTTCCGGCGAAGCCTGGGAAACCAGGACGTGGCCTTCTGGATGATCTCCAACCGCATCCTGCCGCCAGTGGTGGTGGTCATTCCCATCTACTTGCTCTTCCAGCAGTTAGGGCTGCTGGATACCCGCACGGCCCTCATCGTGAGCTACACCGCGGTGAACCTGCCCATCGCGGTCTGGCTGATGCGGGACTACTTCCTGGGCGTTCCCCAGGACGTCGAGGAGTCGGCGCAGATCGACGGGGCCTCGCGCTATCGCATCTTCTTCGCCATCGTGCTGCCCCTGGCGGCCCCCGGCCTAGTGGCCACCTTCCTGTTGGTGCTGGTATTCGCCTGGAACGAGTACCTGGTGGCTTTGTTCCTCTCCAAGGCCAACGCCCAGACCATGCCCCTTCTGGTCTCGGCCATGAGCGGCACCCGCGGCACCGAGTGGTGGTACATGTCGGTGGTGATCCTGATCATGATCCTGCCGGTGGTGGTGATGGCCATCGTCCTCGAGCGCTACATCGAGCGCGGCCTGATCGTGGGCGCGGTGAAGGGGTGAGGCATGGAGCGCATCGGAATGGTCATCCGCGTCAAGCCGGAGAAGCTCGAGGAGTACAAACGCCTGCACGCCGACCCCTGGCCAGGGGTGCTGGAGACCCTGCGGAGGGTAGGGGTGCGCAACTACTCGATCTTCCACCACGCCGGGCTCCTCTTCGGCTACCTGGAGTTTCACGGGGAGAGCTGGGAGGAGGCCCAGAAACAGATCGCCGCCGACCCCCTGACCCAGGAGTGGTGGAAGCTCACCGACCCCTGCCAAGATCCCCTGCCCACCCGCCAGGAGGGGGAGTGGTGGGCCCGGATGGAGCCGGTCTTC
This window contains:
- a CDS encoding carbohydrate ABC transporter permease, translated to MERPEHTPIEAPAARAAGANPGPLLRMSAWLERQAGAIFLLPAVGLMLGFALFPLLGSLYSSLIRIRFSGGQTELDFVGLANYRKLLLGSEQAHFLGRGGEALWVWAALFFLALLLAWSLYRRRRQGRGGLAWPLLGGVLVLAFAWLVLSRLVPGSLLGTLQTTLFYVFAGTALQYGLGLGLALLCAERLPGTRFFRVVFMLPLAITPVGIAYMFRMLTDTSKGPLQPLWAALGLSGFSWVNDPWGARFAVLIGDTWQWTPFAFIVLLAALQSIPQEQVEAAAVDGATRWQTFRYVIFPYLLPASATLVLIRMIEGFKIVDLPNILTNGGPGTATESLTLHAYFAWRTLDVGTAAALGFVLLVLVSLFSTIYARTVLPRARGEG
- a CDS encoding carbohydrate ABC transporter permease, which codes for MRNPLKPSPLQVAFTYAVLVIAAALVLFPLYWVVVTSLKLPIDVFNGPFYLPFVDFRPSLHAWQYVFGVLGPDVKRAYLNTASVALASATLTLFLGAFAAYGLTRFTYRPRVGAVVAFIGCLAVGVVLAVFGMPAGVAVLVALALFFLVLQTLGRRFRRSLGNQDVAFWMISNRILPPVVVVIPIYLLFQQLGLLDTRTALIVSYTAVNLPIAVWLMRDYFLGVPQDVEESAQIDGASRYRIFFAIVLPLAAPGLVATFLLVLVFAWNEYLVALFLSKANAQTMPLLVSAMSGTRGTEWWYMSVVILIMILPVVVMAIVLERYIERGLIVGAVKG
- a CDS encoding L-rhamnose mutarotase, whose amino-acid sequence is MERIGMVIRVKPEKLEEYKRLHADPWPGVLETLRRVGVRNYSIFHHAGLLFGYLEFHGESWEEAQKQIAADPLTQEWWKLTDPCQDPLPTRQEGEWWARMEPVFLME